One part of the Mariniflexile litorale genome encodes these proteins:
- a CDS encoding ribonuclease HII, which produces MLLKNHSNFELECGTDEAGRGCLAGPVTAAAVILSPTFKNSILNDSKQLSERKRDLLRPIIELESLTFGVAHVFQEKIDQINILNASILAMHQSITQITPKPEFIIVDGNRFKPFGDIPFETIIKGDGKYLSIAAASVLAKTYRDEYMNTIHEEFPMYNWKQNKGYPTKEHREAIRIYGVTKYHRKSFRLLPEQLKLDI; this is translated from the coding sequence ATGTTATTAAAAAATCATTCAAATTTCGAGTTAGAATGTGGTACAGACGAGGCTGGACGGGGTTGTTTGGCGGGTCCGGTTACAGCTGCTGCAGTTATACTATCGCCAACTTTTAAAAATTCAATTTTAAATGATTCTAAGCAATTAAGTGAACGTAAAAGAGATTTATTAAGACCTATTATAGAATTAGAATCACTAACTTTTGGTGTTGCACACGTTTTCCAAGAAAAGATAGACCAAATAAATATTCTAAATGCTTCCATTTTAGCCATGCATCAATCTATTACCCAAATAACCCCTAAACCTGAATTTATAATTGTAGACGGGAACAGATTTAAACCTTTTGGCGATATTCCTTTTGAGACCATCATTAAAGGTGATGGAAAATATTTAAGTATTGCCGCAGCATCTGTTTTAGCAAAAACATATAGAGATGAATATATGAACACCATTCACGAAGAATTCCCCATGTATAACTGGAAACAAAATAAAGGCTACCCTACTAAAGAGCATCGAGAAGCCATAAGAATATATGGCGTTACTAAGTATCACAGAAAATCGTTTAGATTATTACCCGAACAATTAAAATTAGATATTTAA
- a CDS encoding putative porin, giving the protein MISNKKRVNKNKHVIKLLVAIFLILQFNQLFAQNKPKKSNRLGRELGIVEPKDSLAKENLPKITDYLIISYANDTTYVDTTLSIKKEYKFNYLRKDNFGLMPFSNMGQTYNSLTYNFQNTNLMPSFGAQAKHFFYMEVEDINYYHVPTPLTELFFKTAFEQGQQTDAFFTVNTSPEYNFSIAYKGLRSLGKYQNILTSSGNFRFTSNYVTKNKKYNAKAHIVTQDLLNQENGGLQDDNVVYFETGDPEFLDRSIFEVNFEDAESMLKAKRFYLDHAYHIIKRKDSLSKNKLNIGHIISFDDKYYQYNQSSANSFFGDAFKTSTLKDRATLESFYNQLQLNYSNNILGDLQFNISSNNYNYGYDKLVVLNGERITNRLKGNIYAAGGQYHKQYKGFELKGEFGVNITGDFDGNFLKGTATFNLNEDIAASASLNHSSKAPNYNALLYQSDYIAYNWQNNFNNIETQQLAFKLKYKNWANITVDLNTINDYVYFKKDEISLQVRPFQNNATITYLRAKFENEIKVGKFALNNTVLYQNMQDDNHVLNVPELTTRNTLYFSSHVFKKAMYLQTGVTLNYFTKYYMNAYNPLLAEFYVQTDREFGNFPRLDFFLNAKIRQTRLYFKAEHLNSSFTGYRYYSSPNYPYRDFTIRFGLVWNFFL; this is encoded by the coding sequence ATGATATCTAATAAAAAAAGGGTAAATAAAAATAAACATGTCATTAAACTGCTTGTTGCAATTTTTTTAATATTACAGTTCAACCAACTTTTTGCTCAAAACAAACCCAAAAAGTCCAATCGATTAGGTAGAGAGCTAGGAATAGTAGAACCTAAAGATTCGCTAGCCAAAGAAAATCTTCCCAAAATAACCGATTACTTAATTATTTCGTATGCAAACGACACGACTTATGTAGATACCACGCTATCCATAAAAAAAGAATATAAATTCAATTATTTAAGAAAAGATAATTTTGGATTGATGCCTTTTTCAAATATGGGGCAAACTTATAACAGTCTTACCTATAATTTTCAGAACACCAACTTAATGCCAAGTTTTGGAGCGCAAGCAAAGCATTTTTTCTATATGGAAGTTGAAGATATTAACTATTATCATGTGCCAACCCCACTTACAGAACTATTTTTTAAAACAGCATTCGAACAAGGGCAACAAACCGATGCTTTTTTTACTGTTAACACATCGCCAGAATATAATTTTTCAATAGCCTATAAAGGCTTGCGCTCTTTAGGTAAGTATCAAAATATATTAACGAGTAGTGGTAATTTTAGGTTTACATCTAATTATGTAACTAAAAACAAAAAATATAATGCAAAGGCGCATATTGTAACTCAAGATTTATTAAATCAAGAAAATGGAGGTTTACAGGATGATAATGTAGTTTATTTTGAAACGGGTGATCCCGAATTTTTAGACCGTTCTATTTTTGAGGTTAATTTTGAAGATGCCGAAAGTATGTTAAAAGCTAAGCGCTTTTATTTAGATCATGCCTATCATATAATAAAGAGAAAAGATTCATTATCTAAAAACAAACTTAATATTGGTCATATTATATCTTTTGATGATAAATATTATCAATACAATCAATCTTCAGCAAATAGCTTTTTTGGTGATGCCTTTAAAACATCAACATTAAAAGACCGCGCAACATTAGAAAGCTTTTATAATCAATTGCAATTAAATTACAGTAATAACATATTAGGCGATTTACAATTCAATATAAGTAGTAATAATTATAATTATGGTTATGATAAATTGGTTGTTTTAAATGGAGAAAGGATAACCAATAGGCTTAAGGGTAATATTTATGCAGCAGGTGGTCAATATCATAAACAATATAAAGGTTTCGAATTAAAAGGAGAGTTTGGTGTTAATATTACAGGAGATTTTGATGGTAACTTTTTAAAAGGTACTGCAACCTTTAATTTAAATGAAGACATCGCAGCATCGGCGTCCTTAAACCACAGTTCCAAAGCTCCCAATTATAATGCCTTATTATATCAAAGTGATTATATAGCGTATAATTGGCAAAACAATTTTAATAATATAGAAACGCAACAACTCGCATTTAAATTAAAATACAAAAACTGGGCAAATATTACGGTCGATTTAAATACCATAAACGATTATGTGTATTTTAAAAAAGACGAAATATCACTACAAGTAAGACCATTTCAAAACAATGCCACCATTACCTATTTAAGAGCAAAGTTTGAAAACGAAATTAAAGTAGGTAAGTTTGCCTTAAATAATACGGTGTTGTATCAAAACATGCAAGACGATAACCATGTTTTAAATGTGCCAGAATTAACAACACGGAATACGTTATATTTTTCTAGTCATGTATTCAAAAAGGCCATGTACTTGCAAACGGGTGTGACTTTAAATTATTTCACAAAGTATTATATGAATGCATATAACCCATTGTTAGCTGAATTTTATGTGCAAACTGATCGTGAATTTGGAAATTTCCCAAGATTAGATTTCTTTTTAAATGCAAAAATCCGCCAAACTAGGTTGTACTTTAAAGCGGAACATTTAAATTCTTCATTTACGGGATACAGATATTATTCATCACCTAATTATCCTTATCGAGATTTCACGATTCGTTTTGGTTTGGTTTGGAATTTCTTTTTATAG
- a CDS encoding transposase, translating to MYKNHLSDFNEWKQKTHASEWLFFGKNLGKYLSLDETSLSNGELYTILTNKDAHGKKGAIVALVKGTKAEDVIKVIKMIDGSRRNMVKEVTVDMAANMNLIIKKCFPKAEIVTDRFHVQKLATEAVQEERIRLRWEVLEQENRLIGKSKKKDMVYSPEILSNGDTKRQLLARSRYLLFKHKTKWTPSQITRAELLFKRYPSIEKCYNLAQQLSNIYQTNTNKDVARLKLAHWYENVQKSGFKSFNTISKSLQIHHNSILNYFNNRSTNASAESFNAKIKEFRSQFRGVRDVKFFLFRLTKLYA from the coding sequence ATTTACAAAAACCATCTTAGCGATTTTAATGAGTGGAAACAGAAAACCCATGCAAGCGAATGGTTGTTTTTTGGAAAAAACTTAGGCAAATATTTAAGTTTAGATGAAACCTCTCTTTCAAACGGAGAACTCTATACCATCTTAACCAATAAAGATGCTCATGGTAAAAAAGGAGCTATTGTAGCCTTAGTTAAAGGAACCAAGGCAGAAGATGTGATAAAAGTAATCAAAATGATAGACGGCTCAAGACGTAATATGGTTAAAGAGGTTACAGTGGACATGGCTGCAAACATGAACTTAATCATCAAAAAGTGTTTCCCTAAAGCAGAAATTGTAACCGATAGGTTCCATGTGCAAAAGTTAGCCACGGAAGCTGTTCAAGAAGAACGTATTCGATTGCGTTGGGAGGTTCTTGAACAAGAAAACAGGCTTATCGGGAAGTCAAAAAAGAAAGACATGGTTTACTCGCCAGAAATACTTAGCAATGGGGATACCAAAAGACAGCTTTTGGCTAGGAGTAGATATTTATTGTTTAAACACAAAACCAAATGGACTCCATCACAAATTACAAGGGCTGAACTATTATTCAAACGGTATCCATCAATAGAAAAATGCTATAACTTAGCACAACAACTTAGCAACATTTACCAAACCAATACCAATAAAGATGTTGCAAGATTAAAACTGGCACATTGGTATGAAAATGTTCAGAAATCTGGATTTAAATCATTTAATACAATATCTAAATCATTACAAATACACCATAATTCTATCTTGAACTATTTTAATAATAGAAGCACTAATGCTTCGGCGGAATCATTCAACGCCAAAATAAAAGAGTTTAGATCGCAATTCAGAGGCGTAAGAGATGTGAAATTTTTCCTGTTCAGACTAACTAAATTATACGCATAA
- a CDS encoding transposase family protein has protein sequence MDHYLELLKLILPEFLINHFDLVKHTKNGEVMHLYFEEQNATPKEESKRTLIAHGFHKEVTIQDFPLRGNTVYLHVKRRRWLDKTTKQVVQRDWNLVAQGTRMTSEFAAFLKEINQY, from the coding sequence TTGGACCATTATCTAGAACTACTCAAACTTATTTTACCTGAATTTCTAATCAACCATTTTGATCTTGTAAAGCATACTAAAAATGGCGAAGTCATGCATCTTTACTTTGAAGAACAAAATGCAACACCTAAAGAAGAATCTAAACGCACATTAATTGCGCATGGTTTTCATAAAGAAGTAACCATCCAAGATTTTCCTTTACGAGGCAATACAGTTTACCTGCATGTTAAGCGTCGCAGATGGTTAGACAAGACCACCAAACAAGTCGTGCAGAGAGATTGGAACTTAGTAGCACAGGGAACTCGTATGACATCAGAGTTCGCTGCTTTTTTAAAAGAAATTAATCAATACTAG
- a CDS encoding transposase: MGHFYGVDGKKLQRQYKDYLSDFKDWNQKKHAKQYLIFPENIGSHLSIDETALSKGELYTIITNKKAKGKKGSIVAIFSGTKVEPIIEQLLKLSAKKRTKVKEITLDMANSMKTIAKKCFPKAIQVTDRFHVQKLALEALQDIRIKYRWDAIDLENENIKLARANHKTYKQEVFDNGDTRKQLLARSRYLLYKAPSNWTENQYQRSKILFDQYPDIQLAFNLVQGLRNIFNTAKSVETAYTKLAHWYKDVEQSGFRAFNTIANTITLNYRSILNYFINRSTNASAESFNAKIKAFRAQFRGVKNIEFFLFRLTTIFA, encoded by the coding sequence ATAGGACATTTTTATGGCGTTGATGGTAAAAAACTACAACGTCAGTATAAAGATTATTTAAGTGATTTTAAAGACTGGAATCAGAAGAAACATGCAAAACAATATCTCATCTTTCCTGAAAATATAGGAAGCCATTTATCTATTGATGAGACTGCTTTGTCAAAGGGAGAACTCTACACCATCATTACCAACAAAAAAGCCAAAGGTAAAAAAGGAAGTATCGTTGCCATTTTTTCTGGCACTAAAGTAGAACCTATTATAGAACAGCTTCTTAAATTATCAGCAAAGAAAAGAACGAAGGTTAAAGAGATTACACTAGACATGGCTAACTCAATGAAAACTATCGCTAAAAAATGTTTCCCAAAAGCCATACAGGTTACTGATCGGTTTCATGTACAGAAATTAGCCTTGGAAGCACTACAAGATATAAGAATCAAATATAGGTGGGACGCCATAGATCTAGAAAACGAAAACATAAAACTTGCCAGAGCAAATCACAAGACCTATAAACAAGAGGTCTTTGATAATGGAGATACCAGAAAACAACTCTTAGCAAGAAGCAGGTATTTACTCTACAAAGCACCCTCTAATTGGACGGAAAATCAATACCAGAGAAGCAAAATACTCTTCGATCAATATCCTGATATCCAACTAGCATTTAACCTAGTTCAAGGCCTTAGAAATATTTTCAATACAGCAAAATCAGTAGAAACTGCATACACAAAGCTAGCGCATTGGTATAAAGATGTTGAACAATCTGGATTTAGAGCATTCAATACAATAGCAAATACGATAACCCTAAACTATAGATCTATACTTAACTATTTCATCAATCGAAGTACAAATGCTTCTGCTGAATCTTTTAACGCAAAGATAAAAGCCTTTAGAGCCCAGTTTAGAGGTGTCAAAAATATAGAATTTTTCCTTTTTAGATTAACCACTATTTTTGCTTAA
- a CDS encoding type III pantothenate kinase gives MNLIIDVGNSFVKLAVFDGDHIKHKEVVELDLILNSIKAVKYKFTTVKKAIVSSVGKLSESDLDTMRGYFELMILNTETKLPYANLYKTPKTLGVDRIALVSASVNKYPNTNVLIIDAGTCITYDFINNKNEYLGGAISPGLRMRYRALNNLTAKLPLLDIELPDSIIGNSTETSMHSGVVYGILKEIDGVIIEYKENYSDLTVILTGGDSNFLSKQLKSSIFATSNFLLEGLNFILQFNSNE, from the coding sequence ATGAATTTAATAATAGACGTAGGGAACTCATTTGTAAAACTGGCTGTTTTTGATGGCGACCATATAAAACACAAAGAAGTAGTCGAGTTAGATTTAATTTTAAATAGTATCAAAGCGGTTAAGTATAAGTTTACTACCGTTAAGAAAGCTATTGTTTCTTCAGTTGGTAAATTAAGCGAAAGTGACCTTGATACTATGAGGGGTTATTTCGAATTAATGATTTTGAACACAGAAACGAAATTGCCATATGCAAACCTTTATAAAACACCAAAAACACTGGGGGTTGATAGAATTGCGCTAGTAAGCGCTTCGGTCAATAAGTACCCCAATACGAATGTACTTATTATTGATGCAGGTACTTGTATTACCTACGATTTTATAAATAATAAAAATGAGTACCTTGGTGGTGCCATTTCTCCTGGTTTACGCATGCGTTACAGGGCATTAAACAACTTAACAGCAAAATTACCCTTATTAGATATAGAATTACCAGACAGTATTATTGGAAATTCAACGGAAACATCTATGCATTCGGGTGTGGTTTATGGTATTTTAAAAGAAATAGATGGTGTTATTATAGAGTACAAAGAAAATTATTCAGATTTAACAGTTATTTTAACAGGAGGTGATAGTAATTTCTTGTCTAAACAATTAAAAAGTAGCATATTTGCGACTTCTAATTTTCTTTTAGAGGGACTGAACTTTATTTTACAATTTAATTCAAACGAATGA
- the lptC gene encoding LPS export ABC transporter periplasmic protein LptC, whose protein sequence is MKQENLYKILNIVTIFVVTMFFSCNDSFEQVQKIGISENEPIGIAENINLKYTDSGRVTANLLSPKMVDFTNRDFPYNEFPEGITLSLFDEQNKKSVVVADYAIIYDQTDLLDLQGNVIITTADNRVLKTEQLYYDQKKEWLFTNKPVTFKTETDIINGNGFDSNSKFTNAEVLEVTGIITVED, encoded by the coding sequence ATGAAACAAGAAAATTTATATAAAATATTAAACATAGTCACCATATTTGTGGTGACTATGTTTTTTTCATGTAACGACAGTTTTGAGCAAGTTCAAAAAATAGGTATTTCAGAAAATGAACCCATTGGAATTGCTGAAAATATTAATTTAAAATATACCGATTCAGGTAGGGTTACAGCAAACCTTCTAAGTCCTAAAATGGTAGATTTCACTAATAGAGATTTTCCTTACAACGAATTTCCTGAAGGTATTACTTTAAGTTTGTTTGATGAGCAAAATAAAAAAAGTGTGGTAGTTGCTGATTATGCTATTATTTACGACCAAACAGACCTATTAGACCTACAAGGAAATGTGATCATTACAACTGCGGATAATAGAGTTTTAAAAACTGAACAATTGTATTATGACCAGAAAAAAGAATGGTTGTTTACTAATAAACCAGTAACATTTAAAACAGAAACCGATATTATAAATGGTAATGGTTTCGATTCTAATTCCAAATTCACCAATGCCGAAGTGCTAGAGGTTACCGGTATTATTACTGTAGAAGATTAA
- a CDS encoding hemolysin family protein, which yields MSIDVIIIIVSLILSAFFSGMEIAYISSNKIHIEIEKKQEGVLSKVLTKLTLKPSKFIATMLIGNNIALVIYGFFMGDLLVDLFKSMVPTSYVFLDLMLTDFSLLTQTVISTLVILITAEFFPKVFFQIYANTLIKALAIPAYGFYLLFTFISDFVIWISDFVLKHIFKTEGDQIQLAFTKVELGNYISEQMESVESHDEVDSEIQIFQNALEFSEVKAREVMVPRTEITAIEINDSIKSLNALFTETGFTKILVYKETIDDILGYVHSFELFKRPKNIKAMMLPVEFVPETVLVKDVLSVLIKKRKSIAVVLDEYGGTSGVMTVEDIVEELFGEIEDEHDTVDLIEEKHDDGIYTFSARLEVDYLNETYKLNLPESENYETLGGLIVNHTEEIPAQNDVVKIDAFGFTILEVSNTKIDLVELKLLDID from the coding sequence ATGAGTATTGATGTTATCATCATCATTGTATCATTAATACTTTCTGCCTTCTTTTCGGGTATGGAGATTGCTTATATATCTTCAAATAAAATTCATATAGAAATCGAAAAAAAGCAAGAAGGTGTTTTATCAAAAGTTTTAACTAAACTCACCTTAAAACCTTCAAAATTCATTGCAACCATGCTTATTGGTAACAATATAGCTTTAGTTATTTATGGGTTTTTTATGGGCGATTTACTGGTTGATTTGTTTAAATCGATGGTGCCAACATCATACGTTTTTTTAGACTTAATGTTAACAGATTTTAGTCTCTTAACTCAAACCGTCATTTCTACGCTTGTTATTTTAATTACTGCTGAATTTTTTCCTAAAGTATTTTTTCAAATATATGCGAATACTTTAATTAAAGCACTGGCGATTCCTGCTTATGGATTTTATTTGCTGTTTACTTTTATTTCAGATTTTGTTATTTGGATTTCAGATTTTGTTTTGAAGCATATTTTCAAAACAGAAGGCGATCAAATCCAATTAGCATTCACAAAGGTAGAACTGGGTAATTATATAAGTGAGCAAATGGAATCCGTTGAATCGCATGATGAAGTAGATTCCGAAATTCAAATTTTTCAAAATGCTTTAGAATTTTCCGAAGTGAAAGCCCGTGAAGTTATGGTACCACGTACAGAAATAACAGCGATAGAGATTAACGATTCTATAAAATCGCTTAACGCACTATTTACAGAAACAGGTTTTACAAAAATTTTAGTTTATAAAGAAACTATCGACGATATCTTAGGTTACGTGCATTCTTTCGAGTTATTTAAAAGACCTAAAAACATAAAAGCGATGATGCTTCCTGTGGAATTTGTTCCAGAAACTGTACTTGTTAAAGATGTACTTAGTGTGCTTATTAAGAAAAGAAAAAGTATTGCAGTGGTGTTAGATGAATATGGAGGGACTTCAGGAGTTATGACGGTTGAAGATATTGTTGAAGAGCTGTTTGGGGAGATTGAAGATGAACATGATACCGTCGATTTAATTGAAGAAAAACACGATGATGGCATCTATACCTTTTCAGCAAGATTGGAAGTGGATTATCTTAATGAAACCTACAAACTAAACCTTCCAGAAAGTGAAAATTATGAAACCTTAGGTGGTTTAATTGTAAATCATACCGAAGAAATTCCTGCTCAAAATGATGTTGTGAAAATCGATGCTTTTGGTTTTACAATTTTAGAAGTATCTAATACCAAAATAGACTTGGTAGAATTGAAGCTTTTAGACATAGATTAA
- a CDS encoding SurA N-terminal domain-containing protein, with translation MAVLNKIRQRSLFLIIVIALALFSFVLADLFKSGSSFSSNSQNIVATVNGKDITREDFMQKVEAAQRQAGPDASSSQVINQVFEQEVRQAIMENQFEKLGISVEKDQMRDLLKTALASSPEFLNGAGLFDENKLNEYIANLKETSAEGYQGWINYEKSIAANALQQNYFNMVRAGLTATLKEGELEYKLDGNKVDIQFVQIPYSSIEDDEVKVSSSDVSDYIDKHKKQFEVKESRDIKFVQFNEVASTEDEKALKASLKDLLIDKVEYNDISKTDETVIGFLNTTNNESFVNNNSDIKFDKRFVFKSTLPTGVADSIFKLNEGQIYGPYNDNGYFKISKVIAVKQIPDSTKVRHILIPFIGSQSAGPEVTQTEAQAKITADSLLTVIKADRSKFPELVTEYSSDQGSVQNEGRYDWHPYNSMVPEFNDFEFEGSVGDLGVVKTIFGFHIIEIEGQKEKKRALQIGTLARKIESSEATIDRVFRDASNFEIAVEKKDFEAAAKEKNYMVRPVNGMKILDENIPGVGNQRPIVRWAFEDDAKVGDIKRFNITNGYVIAQLVAKHEEGLMSVEDAKATVIPIVRKEKKAELIRKRVSATSLEALAKAENTTVKTASDVNMKNPMITGVGREPLVVGAAFGLKEGKTSKLIEGSNGVYMIKVTKIKPAIKLDSYQAVANRVEQQKLNVVSSKLYNALKEVSDIEDNRAKNQIQ, from the coding sequence ATGGCAGTTTTAAATAAGATAAGACAACGTTCACTATTTTTAATCATCGTAATAGCGTTAGCGTTATTCTCTTTTGTATTAGCAGATTTATTTAAAAGCGGTAGCTCGTTTTCATCAAATTCTCAAAATATTGTTGCAACCGTAAATGGTAAAGACATTACCCGTGAGGACTTTATGCAAAAAGTAGAAGCAGCGCAACGTCAAGCAGGTCCAGATGCATCTAGTTCACAGGTTATTAACCAGGTTTTTGAACAAGAAGTGAGACAAGCCATTATGGAAAATCAGTTTGAAAAACTAGGGATTTCTGTTGAAAAAGACCAAATGAGAGATTTGTTAAAAACAGCATTGGCATCAAGTCCTGAATTTTTAAACGGAGCAGGCTTGTTTGATGAGAATAAATTAAACGAATACATTGCCAATTTAAAAGAAACCTCTGCCGAAGGCTACCAAGGTTGGATTAATTATGAAAAATCTATTGCTGCAAATGCTTTGCAACAAAACTACTTTAACATGGTTAGAGCTGGTTTAACTGCAACGCTTAAAGAAGGTGAATTAGAATACAAATTAGACGGAAATAAAGTTGATATTCAATTTGTTCAAATTCCTTATTCTTCAATTGAAGATGATGAAGTAAAGGTTTCAAGTTCGGATGTTTCAGATTATATAGATAAACATAAAAAACAGTTTGAGGTAAAAGAATCAAGAGATATTAAGTTTGTTCAATTTAATGAAGTCGCATCAACAGAAGACGAAAAAGCTTTAAAAGCAAGTTTAAAAGATCTTTTAATAGATAAAGTAGAGTACAACGATATATCTAAAACCGATGAAACAGTTATTGGTTTTTTAAATACGACTAATAACGAAAGCTTTGTTAACAACAATTCAGATATTAAATTTGATAAGCGTTTTGTTTTTAAATCGACATTACCAACCGGTGTTGCCGATAGCATTTTCAAATTAAATGAAGGTCAAATTTACGGTCCATATAATGATAACGGATACTTTAAAATTTCTAAAGTAATAGCAGTTAAACAAATACCAGATTCTACTAAAGTAAGACATATATTAATTCCTTTTATTGGTTCTCAAAGTGCAGGTCCGGAAGTAACGCAAACAGAAGCACAAGCTAAAATAACTGCCGATAGTTTATTAACGGTTATAAAAGCAGATCGTAGCAAGTTTCCAGAATTGGTAACTGAATACTCGTCAGATCAAGGAAGTGTTCAAAATGAAGGACGTTATGATTGGCACCCTTATAACTCTATGGTTCCAGAATTTAATGATTTTGAGTTTGAAGGTAGTGTAGGAGATTTGGGAGTGGTAAAAACCATTTTCGGTTTTCATATTATAGAAATTGAAGGGCAAAAAGAGAAGAAAAGAGCCTTGCAAATTGGAACTCTAGCTAGAAAAATTGAATCCTCTGAGGCTACCATTGATAGAGTTTTTAGAGATGCTTCTAATTTTGAAATAGCTGTAGAGAAAAAAGATTTTGAAGCAGCAGCGAAAGAGAAAAACTATATGGTACGTCCTGTTAATGGGATGAAAATTTTAGATGAAAATATACCTGGTGTTGGAAATCAAAGACCTATAGTACGTTGGGCTTTTGAAGATGATGCCAAAGTAGGAGATATTAAACGTTTTAATATCACTAATGGATATGTTATTGCACAATTGGTAGCTAAACATGAAGAAGGACTCATGTCTGTTGAAGATGCAAAAGCGACAGTGATACCTATTGTACGTAAAGAAAAGAAAGCTGAATTAATTCGAAAAAGAGTATCGGCGACGTCTTTAGAAGCTTTAGCTAAAGCAGAAAATACTACGGTAAAAACAGCTTCAGATGTGAATATGAAGAACCCAATGATTACGGGTGTAGGAAGAGAACCTTTAGTTGTTGGAGCTGCTTTTGGATTGAAAGAAGGAAAAACCTCTAAACTAATAGAAGGTTCTAATGGTGTTTATATGATTAAAGTAACTAAAATAAAACCAGCTATTAAGTTAGATAGTTATCAAGCAGTAGCGAATAGAGTAGAACAACAAAAATTAAATGTGGTTTCTTCCAAACTTTATAACGCTTTGAAAGAGGTTTCAGATATTGAAGATAACAGAGCTAAAAATCAAATTCAATAA
- a CDS encoding dihydrodipicolinate synthase family protein has product MLIKANKTVVGGIIPPMVTPLLSDNLSLDIKGVNNLLEHLIAGGVHGVFVLGTTGESTSLSYKTREQLINESCKIVNSRIPVFVGITDTSIEESLQLASMAKKAGASYVVAAPPYYYGLGQEELYKYYWRLADSLPLPLFLYNMPSHTKINIDERTVVRLSEHPNIVGLKDSSANTVYFQSLCYLLKSKPDFSLIVGPEEITAETILMGGKGGVNGGANMFPKLYVALYNAAIAKDLARIEVLQSLVMDITTSIYTLGSYGSSYLKGLKGALATLGIIQAHIAPPFSCFDEKEMNKVVKNIKRIEKEIIKLL; this is encoded by the coding sequence ATGTTAATAAAAGCCAACAAAACCGTTGTAGGAGGGATTATCCCTCCTATGGTCACTCCCCTGTTATCTGATAATCTTTCATTAGATATTAAAGGAGTAAATAACCTGTTAGAACATTTAATTGCTGGTGGCGTTCACGGGGTGTTTGTTTTAGGTACCACAGGAGAATCTACAAGTTTAAGTTATAAAACAAGAGAGCAACTTATAAATGAAAGTTGTAAAATTGTTAATAGCAGAATCCCTGTTTTTGTAGGAATTACCGATACATCTATTGAAGAGAGTTTGCAATTAGCATCTATGGCCAAAAAAGCTGGAGCTTCATATGTGGTGGCGGCACCACCATACTATTATGGTTTAGGTCAAGAAGAATTATATAAATATTATTGGAGACTGGCAGATTCACTTCCTTTACCACTTTTCCTTTATAATATGCCTTCACATACAAAAATAAATATTGATGAAAGAACGGTTGTTCGTTTGTCTGAACATCCAAATATCGTAGGTTTAAAAGATAGTTCTGCAAATACGGTTTATTTTCAATCATTATGCTATCTGTTAAAATCCAAACCAGATTTTTCTCTTATTGTAGGTCCAGAAGAAATTACTGCCGAAACCATATTGATGGGAGGAAAAGGAGGCGTTAATGGTGGTGCCAACATGTTTCCTAAACTTTATGTCGCTTTATACAATGCAGCTATAGCTAAAGATTTGGCGCGTATTGAAGTCTTACAAAGTCTAGTTATGGATATCACTACAAGTATTTATACATTGGGGTCTTATGGGTCTAGTTATCTAAAAGGTCTTAAAGGAGCATTGGCAACATTAGGAATTATTCAAGCGCATATTGCACCGCCATTTAGTTGTTTTGATGAAAAGGAGATGAATAAAGTTGTTAAAAACATCAAAAGAATTGAAAAAGAAATCATTAAACTATTGTAA